The following coding sequences are from one Ammospiza nelsoni isolate bAmmNel1 chromosome 5, bAmmNel1.pri, whole genome shotgun sequence window:
- the LOC132073489 gene encoding LOW QUALITY PROTEIN: inositol 1,4,5-trisphosphate receptor-interacting protein-like 1 (The sequence of the model RefSeq protein was modified relative to this genomic sequence to represent the inferred CDS: inserted 2 bases in 1 codon), with product QGLLSILLQTMDTWVLWLLLLPSLVQYPQPVGNGLDEVTRLRVEVRAKLQEEEKIRLQREVEQLVLLKQGVLAWGDLLSSAWQHWQLWALAGLLLLLXWYMWRKGSLRTEEQGEGHDGVNEEDDVGNQVQEFRDRADNFGRIIMERVQWPVQDLQGGCMWTRTLMEHFAIYFRRVLSNSFYPVLQGAIGVGSAFEGWSPREQDVVYHVLIPMTPPRGHSFHLELGTARQRRLRNFHICVQQECTCTSEQQGEHMLCFLHHPEEELRRHQDPSLLHTLCTGSYLDVEKTARWFYLLVRAIWPALLESHSWHLVLLPPRRSCQFKVTNGRESYRIEILFGLRQGNSDVFVSSQPRQAHTSSTIWPESYAVAEMKFFRYIARQAPPDSLHLKCLQFFTRLQLGLGFSTYTIKTIVMHLLSILPASQWRRRHFVSRLMDISESLRTCVARRRLNHFIVGNQRLREGVRLPPEVLMARSRNLFHDLVMDPVAHSQAMNQYMDLHHWFKRILKNEQPLSTATLRSLLGLVQRVKGRKKVPPEKALENAGARSATMRAASRAWCGRQGGTAQGRR from the exons caaggccttctctccatcctcctgcagacCATGGATACCTGGGTATtgtggctcttgctcttgccaAGTTTAGTCCAgtacccacagcccgtgggtaATGGCTTGGACGAGGTGACACGTCTGCGAGTGGAGGTGCGTGCCAAGctccaggaagaggagaagattcGTCTGCAGCGGGAGGTGGAGCAGCTGGTCCTGCTGAAGCAGGGTGTCTTGGCCTGGGGagacctgctctcctctgcctggcagcactggcagctctgggctcttgctgggctcctgctccttct ttggTATatgtggaggaaagggagcctgaggacagaggagcaaggagaagGACATGATGGTGTAAATGAAGAGG ATGACGTTGGAAATCAAGTGCAAGAATTCCGTGATCGTGCCGACAACTTTGGAAGAATCATAATGGAGCGCGTACAGTGGCCTgtgcaggacctgcagggaggatgcaTGTGGACAAGAACCCTGATGGAgcattttgcaatttattttcgaCGGGTCTTGTCCAACAGTTTCTATCCGGTGCTGCAAGGAGCCATTGGGGTTGGTAGTGCCTTCGAAGGTTGGAGTCCCCGTGAGCAGGATGTTGTGTACCATGTGCTTATACCCATGACACCTCCCCGAGGGCACAGCTTCCACctagagctgggcactgcacgGCAGAGGCGCTTGAGGAACTTCCACATCTGCGTGCAGCAGGAGTGCACCTGCACgagtgagcagcagggtgagcacatgctgtgcttcctgcaccaccctgaggaggagctgaggaggcaTCAGGATCCCAGCCTCCTTCATACCCTGTGCACGGGCTCCTACCTGGACGTGGAGAAAACTGCCCGCTGGTTCTACCTGCTGGTGAGAGCAATCTGGCCGGCTTTGCTTGAGTCACACAGTTGGCATTTagtgctgctgccccccagaCGCTCCTGCCAGTTCAAGGTGACCAACGGCAGAGAAAGCTACCGGATCGAGATACTCTTTGGGCTGCGGCAAGGCAACTCAGACGTCTTTGTGAGTAGCCAGCCTAGGCAAGCCCACACCTCCAGCACAATCTGGCCAGAGAGCTACGCTGTGGCCGAGATGAAGTTCTTCAGGTACATCGCCAGGCAGGCTCCCCCTGACAGCTTGCAcctgaaatgcctgcagttcTTCACTCGTCTTCAGCTGGGCTTAGGCTTTTCCACCTATACCATCAAGACCATTGTCATGCACCTCCTGAGCATCTTGCCCGCGTCACAGTGGCGCAGGAGACATTTTGTGAGCCGGCTGATGGATATCAGCGAGAGCCTGCGCACGTGTGTGGCAAGGAGACGCCTCAATCACTTCATTGTGGGCAACCAGAGGCTTCGTGAGGGCGTCCGCTTGCCCCCAGAGGTCCTAATGGCCAGGTCACGCAATCTCTTCCATGACCTGGTGATGGATCCCGTTGCCCACTCTCAGGCAATGAACCAGTACATGGATCTGCACCATTGGTTCAAACGGATCCTTAAAAATGAACA gcccttGTCCACTGCCACTCTCAGGTCTCTGCTGGGCCTGGTGCAGAGAGTGAAAGGCCGCAAGAAGGTGCCCCCGGAGAAGGCCTTGGAGAACGCTGGGGCCAGGAGTGCCACCATGAGGGCGGCAAGCAGGGCCTGGTGTGGCCGTCAGGGCGGGACGGCACAGGGCAGGCGCTGA